The Desulfofundulus salinus genome includes the window CAAGCGCAGAGTAAAATTCTCTGGTTGTTCTGCTGAAGTCGAATCTGTTATCAAGTTTGCCTTGAGAAATAGGCTTGTGGAAGAAAAGGTGTACGTTACATGCTAATTTAGTAAAGTTTTCATTATAACACATTTTTTTAGTTAGTCAAAAGTGATAAAATAAATGAAAATTTACAGGAAATTTATACTGATTTACATTTACCAACCGATAGCACTGTTAATGAATTGGTAAATAACTGAGAAGAACTTAAAGGGACTGGGCATATATCCGTCAACGGATTTAGCGTGGGGTACCCAATGGTACCTGTTCCACCGCAGTGCAACTGGCGCAGGGGTTTCGGCCTCCACCCCGTGCCTCTTCGCGGGTCCCTCAAGCAGTATGTTCAAAGCCGCGTTGGCATCGGCGTGCCAGATACAACCGCACTCTCGGCAGAAAGCCTTGTGCCTGGTTATCCGATCCACCGGGGAGTCGCAAGCTGCGCAAACGGCAGAAGTCCCGGTGGGATCGACTGCGACCACTGATACCGTACCGGGCACAGGTGGCTTCAATGGTCCTCCTCAACATGCGGAAGGCCCAGAAGTTATGCACAAGGAGGTTCTTCGGTCCGAAGTCTATATCTTTTCGGATGCCGGTCAGGTCTTCGAGGAAAACCGTGGTCACCCCGTGCTGCTTGTCCTAGAATGCGGGCAATTTCCGCGGCCAGGGCAATGAAAGCGTGTTTGAGCCTCTTCGCTCAGATGCGGTAGAGCAGGTGCAGGATGCGGGAAGTTTTCCGCTCGGCCTTGTTGAGTCTGGACTGCTCTGCCGAAATCCGCCCTGTCCAGTAGAGGAAATCTTTCCAGGGCTCGCGGCTCGAGAAGAGCAGTTGGTGACCCAAACTTGATCCTTTTCGAAATTTGGATATTACATAGTAAGGGGGGGATGCGCATTGGCCCAGTTTTTGTGCATCCTCCGCGGCCAGGTTCCGTGAGAGCCGGAACAGAAACCCACAACCTCAATGCGTAAAACACCAGAAGATTTAAGCCAGCGCCTGGCCACCCGACCGGAGGTTTAACAATAGTCGGGAAGGGGTTCCTGGTGTGCCCCTACAGAGGTTGAAAGCCCCCCAACAAATGGGGAGCTTTTACTTTTTCTCTATAAGAGCACGCTATGTAAATACGCAATTTACTTTACCCAAGACAAAGCCAATACCAACAATGCCCCCATTAATATTGGTAACAGACACCCACCGGCCTTAGAGGCCTTTTGGAGGGATGCTTCTTCTCTCGGTTCCTCTCTTGGTCCGGTAGAAGCTGCAACCTCTTTTCGTGCGACCTCCCTTTGATAGGAAGGACTTTGTAACAACTCCCAAAAATATGTTTTCCCGTTGCTGTTGCACATGGACAATAGTGTTAGGGTGGCTCTGGTGTCATGGCCAGCTCTATGCTTGGTTTCAGGCTCGATGCCATGATCTTTCAACAGGTTCTGTAACCCTTTAGATAAAAAGCCCTTTTCTTTCCAGTTGATCCCGTTCATTGAGCAAAGCCAGGGTTTTTCGGCGGCAGATGGGAACATCCGCACCACAAAACCCCAGTCGAAACGGGCATTATGTGCCACAAAAAACTCGGCCCTGGCAATCATAGATTCTATCTTGGAATGGTCCAATGTCTTTCCGCGAACCGTCCTCTTATAAATCCCATGAATCCGGCTTGTCTCCTTCCTGATTGGAACAGACGGTTCGCGTAATCCGCAATACTCATCAACGATTTCCAGGATTTCTCCCGTTTTTCGGTTGAACGTAAAGAGGATTAAGCTGAGTTCCACGATTTCGTCCGCTTTTGAATCCAGCCCGGTGGTTTCTACATCCAAAATACCGGCAATTCCAACAGATTCCATCTAGACACCTCTTCGGTTTTTGTCCTCCATTTACAATTACTTACTCGCAGCAACCTGGTAAGCAGCCGCTACTTCCCTGAAAAACATATCTGCACGTATTTCTATTTCGTGACGCTGCATGTCCAATCCCAGTATGTAGCCGGAACGGGGCATGTCCTCGATGATGTGGCATAGCTCGTGAAAAAAGACCTCCTGCCTGGTTTCATAGCTGAGGTGCTGGTTGACTATTATGTAAAACCGGTCCTTTCTGGAACGGTAGACGAAGGCGGCAACGTCCGGTTCCAGGTCTGCCAGGCTGGGGAAAATATCGAATGACCGCATGACCTCATCCGGACTGATGGTGCCCTCCAGCAGGGCCCTGATAACGGCATACCTGGACTTTTGTCTCAAGTCGTCTGCACGCATAGTCCCAATTAGTCACATCCAGTCGAATAGTGTCGATAAACCAACTGCTGCCCGTGCAGGCAGCAGTTGTGGTTTTATACGCAAATTTTTCACGAGGGCGGCCGGTCCTTTAATCTTCCATGGCTTCGGCGTCCTCGATGGCCTTGATTACCTTGATTATCTTTTTGATGGATTTTGGTGTGAGGGGCTTAACCTGCTTGAAAAGGAGCTGCAGATCCTCGCGCTTGACGAGTTCCTGCCAGAATTCCAGAAGTTCCGGATCGTCTGAGATGGCAGCCTCTATTGTCCTGGCCGCCGATTCGTTGGGATCTTGTTCTTTTTCGGGTAGATAACCAGCAGCAGCCATGAGGTCTTCGTAGGTAACATTATTATAGGCATGATCAGCTAACTTTTTTATTGTCTGTGGGGTAGGTGGAGAATCAAGTAGAGCTCGGGAAAGCCTTGAAATATGGGCAGCAGTGACTCCAGAATGTAAGGCATACTGGTTAATTGATCTGTCTCCCCTTGCTTTATTTAGTAATCGAGCAAATTCTTTTTTGTCAAACATAAGATATCCCCACCTTTGTCTTCAATAATTATACACAAAGATATTGACTATAAACAATGTAATTGAAAAACTCGCTAGAAATTTTTTAAAAAGTATTGACGGCATGTAACAACAGTAGTATAGTATTACATATAAACAATATTGACTTTATGTAACGTTCAGGGGGTGTGAAAGTCTTGTATCTGAATAAAGAAAAAATCAAAGAACTAATGCAAGTAAAAGCCGGTGGGAACTATCACGAATTTGCAAGGCAGTTAAGAATTGATGTAGCTCAACTTCATAGAGTTTTAAATACACAGGCAAAAGCTGGACCAAAACTCTTAGGCTGCTTTATGCGGTATTGTCAAGATAATGGGTTGGATTTCAAACAATATATTTTTTTAGAAGAACCATTACATGTATGTAACAGTAGTCAAACGACCGTTTTGGATACCGGTACCGAAGGGAAATAACACCTACCGACCCGTCAGCAAAGAGGAAGTGGTACATGAATAACAAGTTCTGTCTTCTACTACGGATCGAGCGCCTGCGCCGGCGGCTAAACGAAACAGGTTGGAAAGAACAGGACAGGTTGCTGACCTTGAGCCGGCGTCTTGATACGTTGATTGTTCAGTACCAGCGGCTGCTGCTGAAAATTCAAAAACCACCGCCCGGAGAAAGGAGGTGGCATGAACGTTCATAGCAGGATTAATTCTGGTGGCAGTATGCGGCAGCCTGGCCGACAGCCGGGGTCCGGTAGAATGGGTAGCCCTGGCCGGAACCCTGGCTGGAATGGGAATCATCAGCCTGCCCGACGCCATGCAGGTAAAAAGAAAAAGGGCTTTCGCCCACAAACCTCAAGCACAAACTATCACAGTAAAGAGAAAAAGTCAACTGGTTGGTTAACTCTCTTCAGAAAGGAAAGGGGCCGGGATTTTGGCCCGGCCCGCGTACATAACAATTTTCGCTGCCCCCGTACGGAACACCTGAAGCAAAACGTCAAACAAATCGCGGTCCGGCCCTTAAAAGGCGGGACGGAAGGGTGTGGGGTAAAGTGTGTCCAAGAGCCTGTCCTCCACAAAAAACCGACATGCTGGATCGCTACTTGGACGGGTTCTACCTCTGCGGCTTGACATTGGTGGCGGTGGCGGAGCGGTGTTCCGTTTCCCCCGATGCAGTGGAAAAGGCGCTGAAGCGCTACGACAGGGAAGCATATATGGTGGAGCGTGCACGCCGCAAGCAAGAAAACGGCCGCAGGCGCCGGCAAAAGGATCAGGAACGGAAGCGCACTCCAGAAGCCAGGAAAAAGGACCGCGAAAGGAAACGGCGCGAGCGCGTGGAGGAGCGCACCTATGTTGAAGCCGTGCGGGAAGCCCTCCGGGACCTGGAAGTGATCGACCTCCTCCGCCGGGCTGCCAGGGAGGCCGGAGTGGCGGAAGAGCAACTGGCGTGTGCCAGGTACCTACCCGGAGCGGCCTCGGTGCACCACCCCTGCCCCGGCAGGGCCAGGGAGGCTGCCGAGGCCATGACCCCCTCGGAGGCCGGGGGCCGGGCCGAGTACGAGTTCCGCCTGATCAGGGGCGTTATGGTGGGCGTACCCGGGCCAGCAGTACTCCTCATCAGGGAAGCCCTGGACGCGGGTGATCTGTGCCTGGCGCTACGGCTGGCCAGGGAGGCGGTACTGGGAGCCGGGTTCGTGAACCCGTTTGCCAGCGTGGAGGACCTACGGGACGGCGTCACGAGGACCTACCTGCCCGAAGAGGTGGAGACCCTGCGGGAAAGCCTGGTGTCTGCCGCCCGGGCGGCGGCCCCGGTGCCGGAGCCGCCGGCACTGCACGAGCTCACCAAGGGGGAAAAAATGAAAATGGCAAGGCGGTGGCTGGCCCAGGCCCGGGCCGCGGAGCGTGACGCGGAGCGGATATGGTACGGCACATGCGGAGGGACAGGTAAGATAGGCAAGAAGGGAGGGTTGCGCAGCCCGGAGCGGGGCGAGGCGATGAGCGGGCTGATCAGGGGTTGAAAGAAACAAAAGAAAGGAGGCGTTGGATATTGGGGAGAAATCCTGCTTTTGGATGGTGGCCGCTTGACGATGCTTTTCCCGACCAGGTGTGGAAAGTCGAAAATGATCACCTCACCTCAAGAGGTCCAGTGGCTTACCTGTGGGACCTGCGGACCGGCGAGAGAAAGACTTTACCCTGCACGGTAAAGCTTGGTTCATTCTTGATCGAAGGAGTATATTTCCCACGCCGGGAAAAGACTGCAGAGCGCGTGCGGGAGTTAGCCCGCAGGGCCGTTTCGATTTACGGGCGGAAAGACCATCTTGCGGAATACCCGCTACCGGCAGGCCTCGGCCGCAGACTGGTACCGTTCTATCGGTACTGTATTGCCAGGTTGCTTGTTAGCTGAAGGTTGCCCGGGCATGTAGCTGCCCGGTTTTTTTATGGATATGAAGAGGAGACGATCAAAAGCCAATTTAGGGGGTGTTGAATGTGGGAGGGATAAAGGAGAACACAACAGGCTCATCGAAAATAAAGGTAGAGCACAAAAAAAGCGAGTATACGGTGGTGCATGTTTTTCCGGCCAATACCGAAGATGGTGATGAACGCCTGAAAAAATTCAAGCGGCAAGTCATTGACTTAATTCTGGCCAGTGCACCACATGTTCAAGGAGTTAGTAATTATGCGGGCTGCTGCTTTATATCGCGTATCGACTTTGAAACAGGTGAAGAATAATCAAGAAGAAACCATTCCGTTGCAACAGCACGCTGTATACGCTTTTGTTGCCCAAAAGGGCTGGGAACTGGCCGTGGAGTATTTCGAGTCGGGCGTATCCGCATACAAGAAATCCTTCAAAAACAGGGATGTTATACAGGATATCATCAAGGACGCGGCCGCCGGGAAATTCGACGTCCTGCTGGTGTTTAAAGCCGACAGGCTCAGCAGGAACAGTTTCGAATATCCCCTGGTTCTCTGGGAACTGAGCAAGCTCGGTATCACAGTGATCAGTGTGGCAGACGAAAAAGTCCTCAACATCGAAGATCAGGCCGAGAAGCTTATCAGGTTTATCGAGGGGTGGCAGGCCGAAACGGAGTCCCGGAACACGTCTATCCGGGTATCCCGGGCCATGATGGACATGGCGAGAAAAGGCAAATGGTCCGGGGGGAGGCCTCCGTACGGATTCAGGTATTCGCAAAAGAAGAATGTAAGCATAGAAATTGATCCCGAGGAGGCCCGGGTAATTCAGATTATGTTTGAAATGGCTGAGGACGGTGCGGGGGGAAATAAAATCGCCAAATGGCTCAACCAGCAGGGTTACCGGACGAAAAACGGTCGTTTATGGACAGGATATACTGTTAGGAGGGTCATGCAAAACCCTATTGTGGCGGGGTTGCCTGCCTACAACCGCTCAACCAGGCGCGATAAATCTTCTTGTTCTTATGATCTTAATAATCCTGAGATCATAATCCCCCGGGATGAAAACGGGAACCCCTTGCCTATTCCCGGGTTGCAGATAATACCGCTCGAAACCTGGCTTAAGGTAACGCAAAATATGAGACAAATTGCCGAACACAGTAAAATAAGTGGAAGAGCGATAGAAAGCACATCTCTGCTGACAGGCTTTTTAAAGTGCGGTTCATGCGGGCGGGGTTTCCTTTCATCTACAAGGCGCCTGCCAAACGGAAAGATCAGGAGGGCCTACGTTTGCTCTACGAAAAACCGGCGGGGGTCTCAGTTCTGCAACGGGCAAACCCAATATGAACAGCATATTATCGATAAAATTTTTATGGACGAACTTGAGCAGTTTTTGCAAAAAATAGATCTTGGTGATTTAGCGGAATACCTGAGGGGAAAGCAGGCAGCCTCTCTTTCTATCGCTCAAAAAAGAGAAAGAGAACTGAACCGCGAAATCTCAAAGGCCAAGCGCATACTGGACTCATGGGTTGAGCGCTTGAACATGTATTTTGCGGACCCCCACAGCAGTCTATACTCTGAAGAACGTATTGCCACAGAAATCTCCAAGTGGGAGAAAAATATCCGAGAATTAGAGGAATCCCTCTCTGCTGTAAGAAACGAGTTGCAAACGGAAGTATGCGAGCAGGATAAGATTAAGGCTTTTATGCGAGTCGCGCCGCGTTGGTTGGAGCTGTTTAAGTCATCTCCTGTGCCCATTAAAAAGAAAATGCTCGCACAGATTGTAGACAGGGTGGTTTTATCTGGAAAACGAATCGAGATACATTACAACGTAAACCTTCTGGAAGTAGAGCGCACTGTCGGCGCGAGCGAGCAGCAGCAAGGAGAAATTAAATTGAAGGTAATACGTTCAATTTAATACATGTGTTTGGTCGTGACTAGGGAACAATAGGAAAGCCCAGGTTGCCTACAGCTTGCAAAATGGTTTCCACAAGGCAGCACCTCCGTCTCTCAAAATTTCTGGCTCGGGGAGGCCGGCCCCCGGCAGTGTTGCCGGGGGCCGGGATGTTGAAGGGGATGGTTTAGGCCGGGTCGTACAGGTCGTTGGTGGTGCGGTCGACGATCTGCACATCCTGCTTGGATACCAGGGCGCCGCCGCCGGTGAGAAAGACGTTCCTGCTGATGATCAGGTCCATTACGGCTTCGATTTCGGCGGCGGTAACGTTATCCCGGGGGTTGTCCAGGCTGATGGTGAAGTTGGAGCCGCTTTGATTTTTAAAAACCATGCGCAGGGTCTGGGTGGTGGTGACAGCCACAAAAATGCACCTCCTTGTTGTTTTGGCGTAAATATTCAGTGAACCTGGTTAGATGCGGCGCTGTCCCCCGCTCACTCCGGTGCTCCGCGCCGACAGCACCGCGGTTCGCTTCGGGCCGACTCTGGCTCTCTGCGGATTGCCCGCTACTAATCATTCTTCGTTGTTACCTCTTGAAACAGTATGTCTTAAAAGGTCTTCTTCCGGGTAGTTCATCATGCGTCCTCGAGAGCCGAGCCGGCAGCCTCGCTTCACCGGGTGCTGTTACCGGCGCTTCGCAAGTCGTTCGCTCCGGACAGCGCCGCATCCTCTTCATAACGGTTTTACTGAATATTTACGTTTGGGCCGGCTTTTAGCCGTGCCAGGGGAACCTGCTTTCTAATCGACAGGGGGGATCAACAGGCGGGGCCTGTATCCAAACCGGCCCCGCCTCCCTATGTGCTGATCGTTACACCTGTACCAGGCGGGCGTTGTCAATCCGGTTCACGCCGGCCAGGGTATATTCCTGCAGCCCGGCCAGGGCCTGGGCCACATCAAAGAGATCCTGGTCGGCGGCATCGGGGCGCACGTTATTCAGGTTTTTGTTGCGGTAGACCGGGTTGCCCTCCCCGTCAACGCCGGTTTGCAGCACCAGCCGCAGGACCGTGGTGTTGGGAACCTTGCTTACTGCCATAACGTGAAACACCTCCTTGAGTTTTGACCGAACACGTGTTCGCCTTGTGGTTCTATTATACCCCGGGCAGGGGGTACCGTCAAGTCCAGAATTTGTCAGCATGTGTCTAATTTTGGAGCAGTTCTATTCGGGGCATTTGCTGTATGCCAGAATATGGTTGGGCCGCGCTATTGCCGATTTTCAAGATTAATACCGATTTAATTTGACACTATTCGGGCTATTTGCTAGAATAGTCGTGGCAGTTTTTGCCCGCAAGACATGGAGGTGGGTTGTCATGGCCAGAAGGCTGTTTACTTCAGAATCAGTTACCGAAGGCCACCCGGATAAGGTGGCCGATCAGATTTCCGATGCCATTCTGGATGAGATTATTGCCCGGGACCCCGACGCCCGGGTGGCCTGTGAAACGCTGGTCACCACTGGTTTGATTCTGGTTGCCGGCGAGATTACCACCAAATGTTATGTAGACATCCCCCGGATTGCCCGGGAAACGGTACGGGAGATTGGCTATACCCGGGCCAAATACGGCTTTGACTGTGACACCTGTGCGGTGGTCACTTCCATTGACGAGCAATCGCCGGATATTGCCATGGGCGTGGATAGGGCCCTTGAGGCCCGATCCGGGGAGATGACCGATTCGGAAATTGAAGCCATTGGTGCGGGGGACCAGGGCATGATGTTTGGTTTTGCCACCAATGAAACAAAAGAGTTCATGCCCCTTCCCATTGCCCTGGCCCACCGGCTGGCCCGCCGGCTGGCTACGGTCAGGAAGACCCGGGAACTGCCCTACCTGCGCCCCGATGGCAAGGTGCAGGTGACGGTGGAATATGAAGACGACCGGCCGGTGCGTATTGATACGGTGGTCATTTCGGCCCAGCATCACCCCCGTGTTCCCCTGGACCAGATCCGGGAAGACCTGATCGAAAAGGTTGTCCGGCCGATCATACCGCCGGAACTGCTCAATTCCACCACCCGTTACTTCATTAACCCCACCGGCCGTTTTGTCATTGGCGGTCCCCAGGGGGATACGGGTCTGACCGGGCGTAAAATTATCGTGGATACCTACGGCGGTATGGCCCGCCACGGCGGCGGCGCCTTTTCGGGGAAAGACCCCACCAAGGTGGACCGTTCCGCCAGCTATGCCGCCCGCTATGTGGCCAAGAACATCGTGGCCGCCGGGCTGGCCGATAAGTGCGAGGTACAGCTGGCTTACGCCATTGGCGTGGCCCGTCCGGTGTCCATCATGGTGGATACATTCGGTACCGGCAAGGTCGGCGAAGAGCTTCTGGTCAAGCTGATCCGGGAGCATTTTGACCTGCGCCCGGCCGGAATCATCAAAGCCCTGGATTTGCGCCGGCCCATCTACCGCCGCACCGCCGCCTACGGCCACTTCGGCCGCACCGACATCGACCTCCCCTGGGAGCGCACCGACAAGGCCGAGATCTTGCGCAAAGAAGCGGGAGCTTAGGAGACCAGGCACATAGACATTGAGTTAAGCAATTTAAAAGTATTCAGTAAAACCGTTATGAAGAGGATGCGGCGCTGTCCGGAGCGAACGACTTGCGAAGCGCCGGTAACAGCACCCGGTGAAGCGAGGCTGCCGGCTCGGCTCTCGAGGACGCATGATGAACCGAGCCGCGGTGCTGTCGGCGCGGAGCACTGGAGTGAGCGGGGACAGCGCCGCATCCAACCGGGTTCACTGAATATTGACATTTAAAACGCCGGGTAACCCTTTCACCCCCGTTCGCGGTCCTGCATATGGTGGAGCAAGAGCGGATTGAGGGGTGATTGACTTGTTGGTGCAGTTTCTCCTGGCGCTCTGGCTTGTGTGGCTTGTTCTGGTAGTGGTGAAGGTGTGCCGCCTGGTTTTGGTTTACCGCTGTTATGCCGGGCAAAGCCGGGGAAAACTGGTGTTGCTCCTGAGCAACCAGGATCAGGCCTGCGAGGGGTTTTTACGCCGGCTGGCTTTTGGGTGCGAACTTTTGTTACCCCGGGTGGAAATGGCCGTGGTGGTGGATGAGCACAGTTGCGACGATACCTTTGGCATTGCCCGTATCCTTGGCCGCAAACTGGGCTTTAGCGCTCTGCGGGCCAGGGAAACCACCGGTGAGGAAAAGGCGGCCCTTTCGGCCATGCTGGCTCGCCTGCCGGGGGAGCCCCGGAACGGCCTGGTTGGCGGGAAAAGACCTGCCTGGTATTACGATGCCCGGGGATTGCAGGGCCGGAATCTTTTACGCACACCCGTATTACGACAGATGGGCTGGGCGGCCTGAAAAACGGGGAGGAGGTAATCGGTCTTTCTTGTCGAAATAGACCCTTGAGGTGAGGAGTTTGAAGGGCATGCGTCGCATTACCCACGTTGCTTACACCTGGCTGATCATCGGCCTGGGTGCGTGGGGCCTGGCGCGCCTTTTTTCTTTTCTGGACCTGGATTACGGCGGGCATTTTCTAGTCTTCATCGTCCTGGGAGTGGCCGCCGAGTGGCTGGCGGTCAACTTTCCCCACGGCCAGCTGTCGGGGGGCTTTGCTCTGGTTCTGGCCACCTTTATCCTTTTCGACGCGTCGGCAGCGGCCTGGACCGGGGCGCTGGCCACCCTGATCAGCCAGGGGTTTTTGCCCCGGGGCAATCCCCTGCGGACCGTTTTTTTCAATGCCGCCCAGCATGTGCTGGCGGTGATGGCCGGGAACTACGTTTTTCTCCGGGTTGCCGGTGCGGCCGGCAACCGGCTTACGGTGGAACTGGCTGTTGGCCTCCTTGCCTTTTCGGGGGCCTACTTTCTGGTGAATCACCTGCTGGTCTCTTTGTACGTTGCCCCCAGGAGATCCCTTTACCCCATGCTTTCCTGGTGGGATGCCCTGCGCTGGGACGGGTTTACCTGCCTGTTCAGCATCCCCATAGGGCTGCTCATGGCCTTTTTGTACCGCGAAGCAGGGTTGTCTGGTGTGGTTCTCCTTTTCCTGCCCGTTTTGGTGGTACAGTTTGTCTTGCGGTTGTACGTGCATATGGAGCTGACCAACAGGGAATTGCTGGCCCTCTACCACGTGGCCCGGGGATTGAGCCAGAGGCTTGATGTGCAGGAAATATTGGATTTGGTGCTCAAGGAGACCCGGCGGGTGGTGTCTTATCATAGCGGGGTAATTTATTTATGGTCCGAGCAAAAGGGCTATTTTGAGGCTCGAGCGGCTGCCGGTCCTTTCAGGGAAAAATTATGTAAGAGCGTGGTTTTTTCAGGGGAGGGTTTTACCGGTTGGGTCGTAGAAAACGGTGAGCCGGAAATTATTCACGATGCGCGGGAAGATCCCCGGGTTCGGCAGGAGCCGGGATTATTCCAGGTGCTGCGTTCTTTAATGGTTATTCCCCTTTTGGCCGACACAAGGACGGTGGGTGTTCTGGTCATCGGGGATAAGCGCCCCTTTGCCTTTAATGAAAACCACCTGCACACCATCTCCGTCATTTGCGGCCAGGCGGCGGTGGCCATTGCCAACACCATTTTAATGAAGCGCCTGGAGGAAAGCGCCAATACCGACGGCCTGACGGGCATTTACAATCACCGTTATTTTACCCACCGGCTGGGGGCCGAGTACCGGCGCACCCGGGATGCCGGGCTACCCCTGGCGCTGATCATGCTGGATGTGGATAATTTTAAGCTGATCAACGACCGCTTCGGGCACGTGGCCGGGGATGCGGTGCTGGTGGAACTGGCCGGGCTCCTGCGGGATGCCGTGGGTGAGGCGGGGGTGGTTTGCCGGTACGGTGGGGAGGAATTTGCCGTCCTCCTGCCCGGCTGTGATGCCGCCCGGGCCGGTGCCCTGGCCGGGGAGCTGAGGCGGCTGGTGCGGGAACATCATTTTGCGGTGGAGGGCATGCCCCGGCAGGTACGGATCAGCCTGGGGGTAGCGGCCTGCCCCCGGGATGCGGTGGATGTAAACACGCTGGTGCAACGGGCCGACCAGGCACTTTACGGGGCCAAAAAAGCAGGCAAAGATCGCGTGGTGTTGTACGAGCAGTTAGCCGAACTGCCGCGGTAAACGGGAGCTGATCGGGGTGCAGCGTCTTTTAATCCCCTTGCGGGAACTGTGGACCGATTTTCTGGATCTATTATTTCCCCCGTCCCGGGGGTGTCCCCTCTGTGGTGCCGCGGCGGAAGATGGAGAGCTTTGCTCCAGGTGCCGGGAGATGTTTTTAGACAACAGAATGCCGGTTGGCTGTACTATTTGCGGCTGCTTTCAGAGACCGTCAGGAAAAAGAACCGGCACCCCTGGTGAGGAGCCCGGAGGGTCTGGCGGTGGGGCTCTTGTTACAACTTCCCGGTCCACCGGCCGGGGCGGTGCTCCTTTCCCGCACCTGCCCTGTCCCCAGTGTGGGGCCGGGTGCCCTCCCTTTAACGCAGCCCGGGCTGTCGGTCCCTACGAAGGCGTGTTGAAGGAAGCTGTCCTGCGCCTGAAGTTTCGCCGGGAGCGGTGGCTGGCCCGTCCCCTGGGACGTCTTTTGGCCGCGGTGGCCCGGGAATTGGTTCCCCCTGGAACGCCTCCCCTTGTGGTCCCGGTGCCCCTTTCCCGGAAACGCTTACAGGCCCGGGGGTTTAATCAGGCCGAATGGCTGGCCCGGGAGCTGTCCCTGACGCTGGGCTGGTCCCTTGTGCCGGCCCTGCGCAAGGTGCGGGAAACCCCTCCCCAAACGGGACTGCCGCGCTCCGCCCGTTTGAGCAATCTGTCCGGGTCCTTTGCCCTGGCCGGTGATATTCCGCCGGGATCGGTGGCGGTCCTGGTGGACGACGTTATTACCACCGGTTCTACCGCTCGAGAATGTACCCGTACTCTTCTGGCGGCCGGAGTAGTTGCGGTTTATGTAGTTACCCTGGCCGGGCCTTTGTGCTGCGGTTCGACAGAAGGCGATACAGGCGGTCCTTTATTTTAACCTGTTGTGACAAAATTTTCGCTCACCAACAGTTTATCCAAATCCGAAAGGGTTGTCCGACGGGTTATTAACAGGCTTATCCACATTATCCACAGATTTTTCATCCACAGGAGACTTTTCCACAGGCGTTTTTCGACATGACGATCCCGGTTGGACGGTGCCGGGTGCGGTTTTCAACTGTGCGCAGCTCCTGGAATTTCCCCGGCTGGAGGTGGGTGGGTTCAGGAGTAACGTATGGTCGATTACATGGCAGGCCTGTCAACGGACAGTGAAAATGTCACCTAAAAAATGCTTTATCTGGACTGAGAAAATGTCACCCACATAGATCGTTCATCTGGACTGAGAAAATGTCACACCCCTGTTTTTAATAATGAGCCAATTGCGATGTTCGGAAGTAGAGATGAATAGGCCGTTTTAGGGCAGTGGCAAAAATATTTTACCCCGGCACGGGGGTGGAGTACGTATTCCTCTGGCAGAGGACCGGCGGGTCTTCACGCCCTTAGCGCGGTCCAGTTACAAATGGAAGACAACCTATAAGAAGCGTACGGCCGTGGAAAGGGTAAATGCCCGTTTGGATGAGGTCTATGGATTTGAAAAGCATTTTATCCGGGGCCTGAAAAAGATGAAGCTGCGTTGTGCACTGGCCCTGATGGTGATGCTGGCGA containing:
- a CDS encoding zinc ribbon domain-containing protein; amino-acid sequence: MPGTVSVVAVDPTGTSAVCAACDSPVDRITRHKAFCRECGCIWHADANAALNILLEGPAKRHGVEAETPAPVALRWNRYHWVPHAKSVDGYMPSPFKFFSVIYQFINSAIGW
- a CDS encoding exonuclease domain-containing protein, with the translated sequence MESVGIAGILDVETTGLDSKADEIVELSLILFTFNRKTGEILEIVDEYCGLREPSVPIRKETSRIHGIYKRTVRGKTLDHSKIESMIARAEFFVAHNARFDWGFVVRMFPSAAEKPWLCSMNGINWKEKGFLSKGLQNLLKDHGIEPETKHRAGHDTRATLTLLSMCNSNGKTYFWELLQSPSYQREVARKEVAASTGPREEPREEASLQKASKAGGCLLPILMGALLVLALSWVK
- a CDS encoding ImmA/IrrE family metallo-endopeptidase; this encodes MRADDLRQKSRYAVIRALLEGTISPDEVMRSFDIFPSLADLEPDVAAFVYRSRKDRFYIIVNQHLSYETRQEVFFHELCHIIEDMPRSGYILGLDMQRHEIEIRADMFFREVAAAYQVAASK
- a CDS encoding Spo0E family sporulation regulatory protein-aspartic acid phosphatase, translating into MNNKFCLLLRIERLRRRLNETGWKEQDRLLTLSRRLDTLIVQYQRLLLKIQKPPPGERRWHERS
- a CDS encoding recombinase family protein, with protein sequence MRAAALYRVSTLKQVKNNQEETIPLQQHAVYAFVAQKGWELAVEYFESGVSAYKKSFKNRDVIQDIIKDAAAGKFDVLLVFKADRLSRNSFEYPLVLWELSKLGITVISVADEKVLNIEDQAEKLIRFIEGWQAETESRNTSIRVSRAMMDMARKGKWSGGRPPYGFRYSQKKNVSIEIDPEEARVIQIMFEMAEDGAGGNKIAKWLNQQGYRTKNGRLWTGYTVRRVMQNPIVAGLPAYNRSTRRDKSSCSYDLNNPEIIIPRDENGNPLPIPGLQIIPLETWLKVTQNMRQIAEHSKISGRAIESTSLLTGFLKCGSCGRGFLSSTRRLPNGKIRRAYVCSTKNRRGSQFCNGQTQYEQHIIDKIFMDELEQFLQKIDLGDLAEYLRGKQAASLSIAQKRERELNREISKAKRILDSWVERLNMYFADPHSSLYSEERIATEISKWEKNIRELEESLSAVRNELQTEVCEQDKIKAFMRVAPRWLELFKSSPVPIKKKMLAQIVDRVVLSGKRIEIHYNVNLLEVERTVGASEQQQGEIKLKVIRSI
- a CDS encoding DUF2922 domain-containing protein; amino-acid sequence: MAVTTTQTLRMVFKNQSGSNFTISLDNPRDNVTAAEIEAVMDLIISRNVFLTGGGALVSKQDVQIVDRTTNDLYDPA
- a CDS encoding DUF1659 domain-containing protein → MAVSKVPNTTVLRLVLQTGVDGEGNPVYRNKNLNNVRPDAADQDLFDVAQALAGLQEYTLAGVNRIDNARLVQV
- the metK gene encoding methionine adenosyltransferase is translated as MARRLFTSESVTEGHPDKVADQISDAILDEIIARDPDARVACETLVTTGLILVAGEITTKCYVDIPRIARETVREIGYTRAKYGFDCDTCAVVTSIDEQSPDIAMGVDRALEARSGEMTDSEIEAIGAGDQGMMFGFATNETKEFMPLPIALAHRLARRLATVRKTRELPYLRPDGKVQVTVEYEDDRPVRIDTVVISAQHHPRVPLDQIREDLIEKVVRPIIPPELLNSTTRYFINPTGRFVIGGPQGDTGLTGRKIIVDTYGGMARHGGGAFSGKDPTKVDRSASYAARYVAKNIVAAGLADKCEVQLAYAIGVARPVSIMVDTFGTGKVGEELLVKLIREHFDLRPAGIIKALDLRRPIYRRTAAYGHFGRTDIDLPWERTDKAEILRKEAGA